The Planctomycetia bacterium genome has a segment encoding these proteins:
- a CDS encoding galactosamine-6-phosphate isomerase — protein sequence MIEPIVLPNHEAMSQRAAEWIADAIRQRPDALLCAASGSTPNRAYELLADKFAASPLNCARLRLIKLDEWGGLPMDDPATCESHLRRVLVEPLSLDDRYVSFASDGEPEAECQRIAAWLRQHGPIDVCALGLGLNGHLGFNEPHAFLRPHAHVAKLSDTSMTHAMLSQSSRRPTHGLTLGIADLLQSREVLLLVSGENKRAALARLLQGEIASQFPASFLQLHPAVTLLCDETALA from the coding sequence GTGATCGAACCGATCGTCTTGCCAAACCACGAAGCCATGAGTCAGCGCGCCGCGGAATGGATCGCCGACGCGATTCGCCAGCGCCCCGACGCCTTGCTGTGCGCGGCGTCCGGTTCTACGCCGAATCGCGCGTACGAACTGTTGGCCGATAAATTTGCCGCAAGTCCACTGAACTGCGCGCGTCTGCGTCTGATCAAGCTCGACGAGTGGGGCGGGCTGCCAATGGACGACCCGGCGACCTGCGAATCTCACTTGCGGCGCGTGCTGGTCGAACCGTTGTCGCTTGATGATCGTTACGTGTCGTTCGCCAGCGACGGGGAACCGGAGGCGGAATGCCAGCGCATCGCCGCCTGGTTGCGACAACATGGACCCATTGACGTTTGCGCCCTCGGGCTGGGGCTCAACGGCCATCTCGGCTTCAACGAACCGCACGCATTCCTACGGCCCCACGCCCACGTGGCGAAACTGTCGGACACGTCAATGACGCACGCGATGCTCAGCCAAAGCAGCCGGCGCCCAACGCACGGGCTGACACTCGGCATAGCGGACCTACTGCAATCACGAGAAGTATTGTTGCTCGTCTCCGGTGAAAACAAACGCGCTGCACTCGCTCGATTGTTGCAGGGCGAGATTGCGTCCCAATTCCCAGCGTCATTTCTGCAATTGCATCCTGCAGTGACGTTGCTGTGCGACGAAACAGCGCTAGCGTGA
- a CDS encoding ROK family protein, protein MSEASGKYAIGVDVGGTKVAAGLVRLDDGAVLARRLTPTLPERGGQAVLDDVLSIAASLLEESQRLDAVPRSVGVGLAELVSPRGEVLSAATIDWLSLAPTESLQKATGLTVTLEADVRAAALAEGRFGAGRDKSSFLYVTVGTGISAALVIAGVPYTGARGLTGTFASSPIAWFEDDGNVYTGKTLEQFAAGPAFAARLCERRTGFPGDARAVLRLAEAEDRDALWVVHGAAKALGAAIAFLVNTLDPEIVVIGGGLGAAADWYRDLVQAESRRLIWSDLHRELAFHTAAFGADAGLIGAAAATVARSKDTL, encoded by the coding sequence ATGAGCGAAGCCAGCGGAAAATACGCCATCGGTGTCGACGTCGGCGGCACGAAAGTCGCCGCTGGCTTGGTACGTCTCGACGACGGCGCTGTCCTAGCGCGGCGACTCACGCCGACCTTGCCCGAGCGCGGCGGGCAAGCCGTGCTGGACGACGTGCTGTCCATCGCCGCGTCGCTCCTGGAAGAATCGCAACGGCTTGATGCCGTTCCGCGGTCGGTGGGCGTGGGGCTCGCGGAACTGGTCAGTCCGCGCGGCGAAGTGCTAAGCGCCGCGACGATCGATTGGCTCAGCCTCGCCCCGACTGAGTCGCTCCAAAAAGCCACAGGGCTCACGGTAACACTTGAGGCGGACGTCCGCGCCGCCGCCTTGGCGGAAGGTCGCTTTGGCGCCGGTCGAGACAAGAGCTCGTTTCTTTACGTCACCGTCGGCACAGGGATTAGCGCGGCGTTGGTCATCGCAGGCGTTCCGTACACGGGCGCGCGCGGCCTCACCGGCACTTTCGCCAGCAGTCCGATCGCCTGGTTCGAGGACGACGGAAACGTATATACAGGCAAAACGCTCGAGCAATTCGCGGCTGGCCCGGCGTTCGCGGCGCGATTGTGCGAACGTCGCACCGGCTTTCCCGGCGATGCGCGAGCCGTACTCCGCCTCGCCGAAGCCGAAGATCGCGACGCGTTGTGGGTCGTCCATGGCGCAGCTAAAGCACTCGGCGCCGCGATCGCATTTCTCGTTAACACGCTCGATCCGGAAATCGTGGTCATCGGCGGCGGACTCGGCGCAGCGGCCGATTGGTATCGAGATCTCGTGCAAGCAGAATCGCGGCGACTTATCTGGTCGGACCTGCATCGCGAGCTTGCCTTTCACACCGCTGCATTTGGCGCGGACGCGGGATTGATCGGCGCAGCTGCCGCGACGGTAGCACGAAGCAAGGATACGCTGTGA